The proteins below come from a single Micropterus dolomieu isolate WLL.071019.BEF.003 ecotype Adirondacks linkage group LG05, ASM2129224v1, whole genome shotgun sequence genomic window:
- the LOC123971148 gene encoding potassium voltage-gated channel subfamily V member 2-like — MASEKFHLQRCLQNRRLTVTTTGLSKSVEDNRTFPFSQEKTVKAWRSLEDLDSLGIKEECPKAKDRPERQHNITVNVGGKVFHIPKQCAVKYPQTRIGSLALCRDRAKLLMLCDDYCVRKNEFFFDRDPAYFHHICHFYTSGVLWVIQEMCPINFEEEIAYWGLSLKDTQFCCWTVFEEKVDEVKDNLKVDRELMAENEVKYDVKCFRDMMFGNMRKIMWNMVEDPYSSALAKAFTLVSNLFVLFSIVAMTLNTVEELQTYRINNRTHMEWVEIITIVFFTFEYLIRLLTTPNITMFLKSGLNFVDMVAVMPYFVQIIFEAFSDSENVNAQEDLRAMARVSKLSHVLKVVKLLRIFRILKLARHSTGMRAFGFTLKQCYQQASCIFLFIAMGILTFSALLHSAERETEGSPIHSIPHAWWWAAVSISTVGYGDVVPVTILGRVVAFGCISFGIILNGMPISLLFNKFSDYYAKLKAQEYNTISVQRRFHLRRRIRRKMDICFHPCEEDNSPESNCKCPH; from the exons ATGGCTTCAGAGAAATTTCACCTGCAGAGATGTTTGCAAAACCGCCGCTTGACTGTCACTACCACTGGTCTGTCAAAGAGTGTAGAGGACAACAGAACATTCCCATTTTCTCAGGAGAAAACTGTCAAAGCTTGGAGATCTCTGGAGGATCTGGACAGTCTTGGCATCAAAGAAGAGTGCCCCAAAGCAAAGGACAGACCTGAACGGCAACATAACATCACTGTCAATGTTGGGGGGAAAGTGTTTCATATCCCCAAACAGTGTGCCGTTAAATATCCTCAAACTCGGATAGGCTCATTGGCCCTCTGCAGGGACCGAGCAAAACTCCTCATGCTGTGCGACGACTACTGTGTGCGCAAGAACGAGTTCTTCTTTGACCGTGACCCTGCCTACTTCCACCACATTTGCCATTTCTACACAAGTGGAGTGCTGTGGGTCATACAGGAAATGTGCCCCATCAACTTCGAGGAGGAGATTGCATACTGGGGCCTGAGCCTGAAGGACACCCAGTTCTGCTGCTGGACGGTGTTCGAGGAGAAGGTTGATGAAGTAAAGGACAACCTGAAGGTGGATAGGGAGCTGATGGCTGAGAACGAAGTGAAGTACGACGTCAAGTGTTTTAGGGACATGATGTTCGGGAATATGCGGAAGATTATGTGGAACATGGTGGAAGATCCGTACTCTTCAGCTCTAGCAAAGGCTTTTACTTTGGTCTCCAACCTTTTTGTGCTCTTCTCCATCGTCGCAATGACTCTCAACACTGTGGAGGAACTTCAAACATATAGAATCAACAACAGAACACACATGGAATGGGTGGAGATCATCACCATTGTGTTCTTCACCTTTGAATATTTAATTCGCCTTCTCACCACTCCAAACATCACAATGTTTTTGAAGAGTGGACTCAACTTCGTGGACATGGTGGCAGTCATGCCTTATTTTGTCCAGATCATCTTCGAAGCCTTTTCTGACAGTGAGAACGTGAATGCTCAGGAAGACCTCAGGGCCATGGCTCGGGTCAGCAAGCTCAGCCACGTCCTCAAAGTCGTCAAGCTGCTGCGGATATTTCGGATTTTGAAGCTGGCTCGACACTCCACCGGCATGAGAGCCTTTGGGTTCACTCTGAAGCAGTGTTACCAGCAGGCCAGTTGCATTTTCCTCTTCATTGCGATGGGAATCCTCACTTTCTCTGCTCTCCTTCATTCAGCGGAAAGGGAAACTGAGGGATCTCCTATCCACAGTATCCCACATGCCTGGTGGTGGGCTGCA GTCAGCATCTCCACTGTTGGCTACGGTGATGTGGTTCCTGTGACTATACTGGGCCGCGTTGTGGCCTTTGGCTGCATCTCATTTGGCATCATCCTCAACGGCATGCCGATCTCGCTCCTCTTCAACAAGTTCTCTGATTACTATGCCAAGCTAAAAGCCCAAGAGTACAACACCATCTCAGTGCAGCGGCGCTTTCATCTACGGAGGCGCATCCGACGCAAAATGGACATATGTTTTCATCCCTGTGAGGAAGACAATAGTCCAGAAAGCAACTGTAAGTGTCCACACTGA
- the LOC123971182 gene encoding N-acetyllactosaminide beta-1,3-N-acetylglucosaminyltransferase 3-like, translating to MRNIKAKTLVLAGSLGLLVLHLCKDFIDHKTIHIQVDVKDSDSKIRQPAKNNSYVYTWPRCQRNVSAANIKGFSSLPGSIQNFLYYRHCRHFPMLLDIPDKCGGADKSAEVFLLLVIKSSPENYDRREVLRKTWAKERLHNGVWIRRIFISGTTETGFEKERLNKLLELEQQEYNDILQWDFSDTFYNLTLKQILFLEWMERNCPNARFLLNGDDDVFANTDNMVEFLQGLKDNNGNKHLFTGHLIQYVGPIRSPGSKYFIPVQIQESDSYPPYCGGGGFLLSGYTALVIYNMSQTITILPIDDVYMGMCLAKAGLSPVSHMGVKTAGLYIPSSTLDKFDPCYFKDVLLVHRFLSAHMYVMWHRIHDPKLICGPYKKGFSSNKK from the coding sequence ATGAGAAACATCAAAGCAAAAACGTTGGTGCTGGCTGGATCTCTTGGTCTGTTGGTCCTCCATCTTTGTAAAGACTTTATTGATCACAAAACCATTCACATTCAAGTAGATGTGAAGGACAGTGACAGTAAAATAAGGCAACCGGCCAAAAACAACTCCTACGTATACACCTGGCCAAGATGTCAACGAAATGTGTCTGCTGCCAACATCAAAGGCTTCAGCTCTCTTCCTGGTAGCATACAAAACTTTCTCTACTATCGACACTGTCGCCATTTTCCCATGCTACTGGACATTCCTGATAAATGTGGAGGAGCTGATAAATCAGCAGAAGTCTTCCTTCTGCTGGTCATTAAAAGTTCCCCTGAGAACTACGACCGTCGAGAGGTTCTGCGCAAAACCTGGGCTAAAGAGAGGTTACACAATGGTGTGTGGATCAGAAGGATCTTCATCTCAGGAACAACTGAGACTGGTtttgagaaagagagactgaaCAAACTACTCGAGCTGGAGCAACAGGAGTACAACGACATCCTCCAATGGGACTTTAGTGACACATTCTACAACCTCACCTTGAAGCAGATTCTCTTCTTAGAATGGATGGAAAGAAACTGTCCGAACGCTCGCTTCCTGCTAAATGGTGATGATGACGTCTTTGCCAACACAGACAACATGGTTGAGTTTCTCCAAGGCCTCAAGGATAATAATGGAAACAAACACCTCTTTACTGGCCATCTGATCCAGTATGTGGGGCCCATTAGATCACCAGGGAGCAAATATTTTATCCCAGTTCAGATACAGGAGTCAGATTCCTATCCCCCTTACTGTGGGGGTGGGGGCTTCCTCTTGTCTGGCTATACCGCTTTGGTAATATACAATATGTCCCAGACCATTACCATTCTTCCCATTGATGATGTTTACATGGGGATGTGTCTGGCCAAAGCAGGACTCAGTCCTGTTTCCCATATGGGTGTGAAGACGGCAGGACTGTACATTCCATCCAGCACCCTAGATAAATTCGATCCTTGCTATTTTAAAGACGTTTTACTGGTACATCGATTCCTTTCAGCTCACATGTATGTTATGTGGCACAGAATACATGATCCTAAGCTGATTTGTGGTCCCTACAAGAAAGGCTTTAGCAGCAACAAAAAGTAA